One window from the genome of Marinobacter sp. LV10R510-11A encodes:
- a CDS encoding YnfA family protein yields MPELKTVGLFIITALAEIVGCYLPYLWLREGKTIWLLVPGALSLVAFVWLLSLHPTAAGRVYAAYGGVYIVMAIFWLWTVNGIRPTTWDIVGSAVALLGMAIIMFAPRTT; encoded by the coding sequence TTGCCTGAACTGAAAACTGTTGGCCTTTTTATCATCACTGCGCTAGCGGAAATTGTCGGTTGCTACTTACCATATCTGTGGCTTCGAGAAGGCAAGACAATCTGGCTTCTGGTACCCGGCGCTCTGAGCTTGGTCGCTTTCGTATGGTTGTTGTCACTGCATCCAACCGCCGCGGGCAGGGTCTATGCCGCCTATGGTGGTGTTTATATTGTCATGGCGATATTCTGGCTATGGACAGTCAACGGAATTCGACCAACAACATGGGACATAGTGGGGTCTGCGGTGGCGCTTTTAGGCATGGCAATTATCATGTTTGCCCCGCGCACCACATAG
- a CDS encoding cupin domain-containing protein, translated as MSIKRIFPSANHLQPADGEPFRSVITESVEAAIVAWYVKSGQRISAHLHPEGQDTWTILSGHGQYQLDAAGSSKQITAGDVVVAHKGEVHGVLNTGPEPLVFISVVCPALSGFELLESQYAHTET; from the coding sequence ATGAGCATCAAACGCATCTTCCCCAGCGCCAATCATCTTCAGCCGGCTGATGGCGAGCCCTTCAGGTCTGTCATTACAGAGTCGGTTGAAGCCGCAATCGTGGCTTGGTACGTAAAGTCAGGCCAAAGAATTTCAGCTCATCTGCATCCTGAGGGTCAAGACACCTGGACAATCCTGTCCGGTCACGGTCAATACCAACTCGATGCCGCCGGCAGCTCAAAGCAGATCACAGCAGGCGATGTCGTCGTTGCTCACAAAGGTGAAGTTCATGGCGTACTAAACACTGGTCCTGAACCGCTGGTTTTCATATCTGTCGTGTGCCCCGCTCTTTCCGGGTTTGAGCTACTCGAAAGCCAATATGCGCACACAGAGACCTAA
- a CDS encoding shikimate kinase has protein sequence MPSPLNNVVLIGMPGSGKSTVGVVLAKAAALAFMDTDLLIQSHAGESLQSIVDGRGYEALRRVEEQVLCNLDVAGHVIATGGSAVYSERAMQHLKRNSVIVFLDISMAAVRQRIGDFSLRGISKRPDQTLEELFAERRILYTRYADVVVHCEHKTQDQVCEEILLKAC, from the coding sequence ATGCCGTCACCGTTGAATAATGTTGTGTTGATCGGTATGCCTGGCTCAGGCAAAAGTACCGTGGGCGTTGTGCTGGCCAAGGCCGCCGCGTTGGCTTTTATGGATACCGATTTGTTGATTCAATCACATGCGGGCGAAAGCTTGCAGAGCATTGTTGATGGCCGGGGTTACGAAGCTTTGCGCCGTGTTGAGGAGCAAGTACTGTGCAACCTGGATGTGGCTGGCCACGTTATTGCGACCGGCGGCAGCGCGGTGTACAGCGAGCGTGCGATGCAGCACCTCAAACGCAACAGCGTGATTGTGTTTTTGGATATTTCTATGGCAGCGGTGCGCCAGCGCATTGGCGACTTCAGCCTTAGGGGTATTTCCAAACGGCCAGACCAAACACTGGAAGAGCTGTTTGCCGAGAGACGCATATTATACACTCGCTACGCCGATGTCGTTGTTCACTGCGAGCACAAAACTCAGGATCAGGTGTGTGAAGAGATCCTTCTGAAGGCTTGCTAA
- a CDS encoding WS/DGAT domain-containing protein — MSHEQTHLMLPADSAWLALESPRNPMTITVMMRVDGLTAPRLREFLRVYWMAWERFRYMPVKRAPGWQWEPDPVFDLRHHLDVVLDRFTDSALQEWVSERLNQPLPLYRPLWKFWLAPNAEGGSVLLLRLHHCYADGVSLTGIFDRLCSTSPQQHPAVYGARQTGNLAPWMSAAKNRVEQLLGGDAAAEAGTNKQSAEPGSQFDQARTLLDQAARNGVKLVNEFSDFLAEPEDTPSDLKRALLGQRHCRWSAPVALGRFRSIAKATNVTINDVLLSCVAAAVRPRLGISGADLEDAVMHAAVPVDIRDRLPDDLKPEPDSLGNYFGTVFVPLPVDGESALERLYRIKQETRRLKKSWQPGIAWGLSACASLIPDALRQPLLDVFYRKASAVVSNVIGTPEARYIAGCRITEQMFWVPQAGDIGLGVSIVSYAGQVQFGVVADEAVLADPAEFLQDCLQELSEFPGGSPIVV, encoded by the coding sequence TTGAGCCACGAGCAAACGCATCTTATGCTTCCTGCGGACTCAGCTTGGCTGGCTCTGGAGAGCCCCCGAAACCCCATGACTATTACTGTCATGATGCGGGTAGATGGCCTGACGGCCCCCCGGCTGCGGGAGTTTTTGCGCGTGTACTGGATGGCTTGGGAACGCTTCCGGTATATGCCCGTTAAGCGGGCACCCGGCTGGCAGTGGGAGCCAGACCCGGTTTTTGATCTCCGGCACCATCTTGATGTAGTGCTTGATCGCTTCACAGACTCTGCACTTCAGGAGTGGGTTTCTGAGCGCCTGAACCAGCCCCTGCCGTTATATCGCCCCCTATGGAAATTCTGGCTGGCGCCGAATGCCGAAGGTGGCTCGGTATTGTTGCTTCGATTACACCACTGCTATGCCGACGGCGTATCACTGACAGGTATTTTTGACCGCCTGTGCTCGACCTCGCCGCAGCAGCACCCGGCGGTATACGGCGCGCGGCAAACCGGAAATTTAGCTCCCTGGATGTCAGCAGCCAAAAACCGGGTTGAGCAATTGCTTGGCGGCGACGCAGCGGCGGAAGCCGGCACTAACAAACAAAGCGCCGAACCGGGAAGTCAGTTTGATCAGGCCAGAACTTTACTGGATCAAGCGGCCCGCAACGGCGTGAAACTGGTAAATGAATTCAGCGATTTTCTGGCAGAGCCGGAAGATACGCCATCCGACCTCAAGCGAGCGTTGTTGGGGCAGCGCCATTGTCGGTGGTCTGCGCCGGTTGCTCTAGGTCGATTCCGCTCAATCGCCAAGGCTACTAATGTAACGATCAACGATGTCCTTCTCAGCTGCGTGGCGGCAGCGGTTCGTCCCCGCCTTGGTATTTCTGGGGCGGACTTAGAAGACGCGGTGATGCATGCAGCGGTTCCCGTTGATATTCGCGACCGCCTTCCAGATGATCTGAAACCAGAACCGGACTCCCTCGGTAACTACTTCGGTACCGTATTTGTTCCCCTGCCAGTAGATGGCGAGAGCGCTCTGGAGCGTCTATATCGCATCAAACAGGAAACCCGCCGGCTGAAGAAAAGCTGGCAGCCTGGAATAGCCTGGGGGTTGTCGGCCTGTGCATCCTTGATTCCAGACGCCCTGCGCCAGCCGCTTTTGGATGTTTTTTATCGCAAAGCCAGCGCGGTGGTGTCGAACGTTATTGGCACCCCAGAGGCCAGATACATTGCCGGCTGCCGGATTACCGAACAAATGTTCTGGGTGCCCCAGGCCGGTGACATAGGGTTGGGAGTCAGCATTGTCAGCTATGCCGGGCAGGTTCAGTTTGGCGTAGTGGCAGACGAAGCCGTATTGGCAGACCCCGCAGAGTTTCTGCAAGATTGCCTGCAGGAGTTGTCGGAGTTCCCCGGTGGTTCACCTATTGTTGTTTGA
- a CDS encoding FFLEELY motif protein translates to MYRERLVNTDVRSDSARRLQQLLLDYHDFRIHKTGHRLLSSTFTVADWQAERLKSTHQDLYQHLGYHTGLEFLLTDLYAPASMTRRDDNIDRVFPKMVKWLPDHQLEMLAGLVELNLITQQLDLELAELLDERDIPASSVTGEHYCEVYRASQKLEQREKQVMLVADVGQQLDRYVRNRALGWLLSMSRAPAEMADLSDLHNFLHRGYLAFRKMDNVDLLISRLVTREQQVMDNILNGHPEPFVLPGDL, encoded by the coding sequence ATGTACCGTGAGCGCCTCGTTAACACGGATGTGCGTTCAGATAGCGCCCGTCGCTTGCAACAGTTGCTATTGGATTACCACGATTTCAGGATTCATAAAACCGGCCATCGGTTATTAAGCAGCACGTTCACCGTTGCTGATTGGCAGGCAGAACGCCTGAAATCGACGCACCAGGACTTATATCAGCATCTTGGCTATCACACCGGCCTGGAATTCCTACTGACCGATCTTTACGCCCCCGCCAGCATGACTCGGCGCGACGACAACATAGACCGTGTATTCCCGAAAATGGTCAAGTGGTTACCAGATCATCAACTGGAAATGCTTGCCGGGCTGGTCGAGCTAAACCTGATTACTCAGCAGCTGGATCTTGAGCTGGCCGAACTGCTTGATGAGCGTGATATACCGGCAAGCTCGGTAACCGGTGAACACTACTGCGAGGTATACCGCGCCAGCCAGAAACTGGAACAGCGCGAGAAGCAGGTAATGTTGGTGGCCGATGTTGGGCAACAGCTCGACCGATATGTGCGTAATCGTGCACTGGGGTGGCTGCTTTCAATGAGTCGGGCCCCAGCAGAAATGGCCGATCTTAGTGATCTGCACAACTTCCTTCACAGAGGTTACTTAGCATTCCGGAAGATGGATAACGTGGACTTGTTGATCAGCCGGCTGGTGACCAGAGAGCAGCAGGTTATGGACAACATTCTCAACGGCCACCCAGAGCCGTTTGTGCTCCCGGGCGACCTTTGA
- a CDS encoding alpha/beta fold hydrolase encodes MKASHISKLIKPIDSAYSEMFSGRVYRVGKGAVSVRNHSGEAEQTVIGVHGFLENHCYFTQTYDAPTTELILLTCSNYHIPVSGVTPETAEWELPIKHLESTIEYDASILTQALENLPSTRNVRVHGHSRGGAVTLEAVRQRPDLFEHVEVVLEAPALPQGKIHPLVSALLEPVSHGMWPWLIRLINSAPSSAYGQTFFGKMNPRKKQLLSKLFYATRDHLTIVRNIENIFEWIERTDTDVYQHIRHGTFLIPAVDRLLDRQAMLDSARQSPTTMRIVETLAPSHFVTLDSKEWLPDFKPSPAAAQG; translated from the coding sequence ATGAAAGCAAGCCATATCAGCAAGCTGATCAAACCGATCGACAGTGCCTACTCGGAGATGTTCTCTGGGAGGGTGTATCGTGTTGGCAAAGGCGCTGTTTCTGTTCGCAATCACAGCGGCGAAGCAGAGCAAACCGTTATTGGCGTACATGGCTTTCTAGAAAACCACTGCTACTTCACCCAGACCTATGACGCACCGACCACCGAACTGATCCTGCTTACCTGCAGCAACTACCATATTCCTGTTAGCGGTGTGACGCCGGAAACAGCCGAGTGGGAGCTGCCAATAAAGCATTTAGAAAGCACGATTGAGTATGATGCCAGCATTCTGACCCAAGCTCTGGAGAACCTGCCCAGTACACGCAATGTTAGGGTTCATGGCCACTCGCGGGGCGGGGCCGTGACGCTAGAAGCAGTCAGGCAGAGGCCAGATTTGTTTGAACACGTGGAAGTGGTTCTTGAAGCGCCAGCCTTGCCCCAAGGAAAAATTCATCCGCTGGTATCAGCGCTCCTCGAGCCTGTTAGCCACGGCATGTGGCCTTGGCTGATTCGCCTGATCAACAGCGCGCCTTCATCTGCCTACGGACAGACGTTCTTCGGTAAAATGAACCCGCGTAAAAAACAACTGCTGAGCAAGCTTTTCTATGCCACCCGCGACCACCTAACCATTGTTCGTAACATTGAGAACATTTTTGAGTGGATAGAGCGCACCGACACCGACGTGTACCAACATATACGTCACGGTACCTTCCTGATTCCTGCCGTGGATCGGCTTCTGGATCGCCAAGCCATGCTTGATAGCGCACGCCAGAGCCCCACCACCATGCGCATTGTTGAAACGTTAGCGCCCAGTCATTTTGTAACCCTCGACAGCAAAGAATGGCTGCCAGACTTTAAGCCCTCGCCTGCTGCCGCCCAAGGTTAG
- the ubiE gene encoding bifunctional demethylmenaquinone methyltransferase/2-methoxy-6-polyprenyl-1,4-benzoquinol methylase UbiE — protein MSEQQPPANSSNGQDDVTHFGFRDVPKSQKASQVADVFHSVAGKYDLMNDLMSMGIHRLWKRFTIELSGVRPGHKVLDIAGGTGDLTMKFSDLVGRNGQVVLADINASMLKVGRSRLTDRGYAGNIEYVQADAEHLPFPDNNFNAVSIAFGLRNVTDKDQALRDMARVLKPGGKLMILEFSKPTNPLLSKAYDTYSFTALPLMGQLIAGDGESYKYLAESIRMHPDQETLKGMMENAGLVNCKYYNMTGGVVALHVGIKP, from the coding sequence ATGAGCGAGCAACAACCGCCGGCCAACTCCAGCAATGGCCAGGACGACGTCACCCATTTCGGTTTCCGCGATGTGCCCAAGAGCCAAAAAGCCAGCCAGGTGGCCGACGTTTTTCACAGCGTAGCGGGCAAATACGACCTCATGAACGATTTGATGTCTATGGGCATCCATCGTCTGTGGAAACGCTTTACCATTGAGCTTTCCGGTGTGCGCCCAGGCCACAAAGTGTTGGATATTGCCGGCGGGACCGGCGATCTGACCATGAAGTTCTCTGATCTCGTGGGCCGGAACGGCCAAGTGGTTCTGGCCGACATTAACGCCTCTATGTTGAAGGTAGGCCGTAGCCGCCTGACCGACCGCGGTTACGCTGGCAACATTGAATACGTGCAAGCCGATGCCGAGCACCTGCCCTTCCCGGATAACAACTTCAACGCCGTATCCATTGCTTTTGGCCTGCGAAACGTGACCGACAAGGATCAGGCCCTTCGGGACATGGCCCGCGTACTAAAGCCCGGCGGCAAGCTCATGATTTTGGAATTTTCCAAGCCCACCAACCCGCTACTTAGCAAGGCCTACGACACCTACTCGTTTACCGCCCTGCCATTGATGGGCCAGCTCATCGCCGGCGACGGCGAAAGCTACAAGTACTTGGCCGAATCCATCCGCATGCATCCAGACCAAGAGACGCTCAAAGGCATGATGGAAAACGCAGGTCTGGTGAACTGCAAGTACTACAACATGACCGGCGGCGTTGTCGCCCTACACGTGGGAATCAAGCCCTGA
- a CDS encoding polyhydroxyalkanoic acid system family protein: protein MSVIDVHRAHTLDKDHARDAAEALARDLSSQFDLNYQWEGDHLKFKRSGVKGHLNITGDDLHVHLELGLLLRPFKAKIENEIHSQLDQILKA from the coding sequence ATGTCCGTAATTGATGTACATCGCGCCCATACCCTTGATAAAGACCATGCTCGCGACGCGGCCGAGGCGCTTGCCCGGGATCTGTCCAGCCAGTTCGATCTTAATTACCAGTGGGAAGGCGATCACCTTAAGTTCAAGCGCTCGGGTGTTAAAGGTCACCTGAACATAACGGGTGACGACCTGCACGTGCATTTGGAGCTGGGCCTGTTGCTGCGGCCATTCAAAGCAAAGATTGAGAATGAGATTCACAGCCAGCTGGATCAGATCCTGAAAGCCTAA
- the ubiB gene encoding ubiquinone biosynthesis regulatory protein kinase UbiB — translation MTRLQRLFRISWVFCRYRLDTFLPLAELPGPLKVFFLLAPWHLFPKPKLSRGDRLRLALEELGPVFVKFGQILSTRRDLLPDDMADSLKTLQDRVPPFPSDAARRIIETSLGAPVSELFKEFGADPLASASVAQVHTATLLNGQDVVVKVLRPGIEKVIRQDLALMYLMANLLEKYWAEGKRLHPVDVVADYDSTIHDELDLQREAANASQLRRNFETSSLIYIPFINWDYTRKSVMVMERIYGIPIADVPALEAAGVNLKVLAEKGVEIFFTQVFRDSFFHADMHPGNIFVDASNPADPKYIAIDFGIVGTLAPDDQSYLARNLLAFFRRDYRQVAQLHIQSGWVPPDTRVNEFEAAIRTVCEPIFEKPLKDISFGHFLLRLFQTARRFNMEVQPQLVLLQKTLLNVEGLGRQLYPELDLWSTAQPFLETWMRKRIGPSGLIKTLQTHLPAWLEQSPEMPQLVHDALLQLRSAGPTEKQNQDTLALLREQQRRADRRWRRGITAVALVAAAIIGTQPEARAWAENAPLWSWALLAGAGVLVVRGSR, via the coding sequence GTGACCCGCCTGCAACGCCTGTTCCGAATTTCCTGGGTATTCTGCCGTTACCGGCTGGATACGTTTCTGCCGTTAGCAGAGTTGCCGGGGCCACTGAAAGTGTTTTTCCTGCTGGCACCTTGGCATCTCTTCCCAAAACCAAAGCTCAGCCGTGGTGACCGCCTGCGCTTGGCCTTGGAAGAACTGGGGCCGGTCTTCGTAAAGTTCGGCCAGATTCTGTCTACGCGCCGTGATTTACTGCCTGACGACATGGCAGACTCCCTAAAAACGCTGCAGGATCGAGTACCGCCGTTTCCTAGCGATGCGGCCCGCCGCATTATTGAAACCTCTCTTGGTGCGCCGGTTTCTGAATTATTTAAAGAGTTCGGCGCCGACCCCCTGGCTTCTGCCTCCGTGGCACAGGTTCATACCGCGACGCTGTTGAACGGCCAAGACGTGGTGGTAAAGGTGCTACGCCCCGGTATCGAGAAGGTTATCCGCCAAGATCTCGCCTTGATGTATCTGATGGCCAACCTGCTTGAGAAGTATTGGGCAGAAGGCAAGCGGCTACACCCGGTAGACGTGGTGGCAGATTACGATTCCACCATTCACGATGAGCTTGATCTGCAGCGGGAAGCCGCCAACGCGAGTCAGTTGCGTCGTAATTTCGAGACTTCTTCGCTGATCTATATTCCCTTTATCAACTGGGATTACACCCGCAAATCCGTGATGGTGATGGAGCGCATATACGGCATCCCCATTGCCGATGTTCCCGCTTTGGAGGCTGCCGGCGTGAACCTGAAGGTTCTGGCAGAAAAGGGCGTCGAAATCTTCTTTACTCAGGTGTTCCGAGACAGCTTCTTTCACGCCGACATGCACCCGGGCAACATCTTTGTCGACGCATCCAACCCGGCTGACCCGAAATACATCGCCATTGATTTTGGCATTGTTGGTACCCTGGCGCCGGATGATCAAAGCTACCTGGCTCGTAACCTTCTGGCCTTCTTCCGCCGGGACTACCGACAAGTAGCCCAACTGCACATCCAATCCGGTTGGGTACCACCGGATACCCGGGTAAACGAATTCGAAGCAGCCATCCGCACCGTATGCGAGCCAATTTTTGAGAAGCCACTTAAGGACATTTCCTTCGGCCACTTCCTGCTTCGCCTGTTCCAAACTGCTCGCCGGTTCAATATGGAAGTACAGCCTCAGCTGGTTCTGCTGCAAAAAACCTTGCTGAACGTAGAAGGCCTGGGCCGCCAGCTGTACCCCGAACTCGACTTGTGGAGCACAGCGCAGCCTTTCCTGGAAACCTGGATGCGCAAACGAATCGGCCCGTCTGGCTTGATCAAGACCCTGCAGACCCACCTGCCCGCCTGGCTGGAACAGTCTCCCGAAATGCCGCAGCTGGTTCACGACGCCTTGCTACAGCTACGCAGCGCCGGCCCCACCGAGAAACAGAACCAAGACACGCTTGCCCTACTTCGGGAACAACAGCGCAGGGCTGACCGGCGCTGGCGCCGAGGGATTACAGCCGTGGCTCTGGTTGCCGCAGCCATTATCGGCACCCAACCAGAGGCCCGGGCATGGGCAGAGAACGCGCCGCTATGGTCTTGGGCGTTGCTAGCTGGCGCGGGAGTACTGGTTGTGCGTGGTAGCCGCTGA
- the brnA gene encoding type II toxin-antitoxin system BrnA family antitoxin — MKAKDFDKKFEEGQEDIVDDLDLSTVRRVNQEQKRINVDFPVWVVDSLDREAARIGVTRQSIIKVWLVERLQAESANKPLSGDAAGVAH; from the coding sequence ATGAAAGCTAAAGACTTCGATAAAAAATTCGAGGAAGGTCAGGAAGATATTGTTGATGACCTTGATCTGTCCACGGTCCGCCGTGTCAATCAGGAACAAAAGCGAATCAACGTTGACTTTCCTGTTTGGGTCGTAGATTCACTGGATCGTGAGGCGGCGCGCATTGGCGTTACCCGCCAGTCAATCATCAAGGTGTGGCTAGTTGAGCGCCTTCAAGCCGAATCTGCTAACAAGCCGCTTAGTGGTGACGCCGCAGGCGTCGCACATTAG
- a CDS encoding BrnT family toxin, whose amino-acid sequence MDEFEFDEAKSQTNLDKHGIDFVAAQRLWKDPNLLEIRAKSEGEPRFLLIGKIGERHWSAVVTYRESRIRLISVRRSRKKEVELYES is encoded by the coding sequence ATGGACGAGTTTGAGTTCGACGAAGCCAAAAGTCAGACCAATCTGGATAAGCACGGTATTGATTTCGTGGCCGCCCAACGTCTGTGGAAAGATCCGAATCTATTGGAAATCCGCGCAAAGTCAGAGGGCGAGCCAAGATTTTTGCTGATAGGCAAGATTGGTGAAAGACACTGGTCGGCGGTCGTCACATACAGGGAAAGCCGTATTCGCCTGATTTCAGTCAGGCGTTCCCGCAAGAAGGAGGTTGAGCTCTATGAAAGCTAA
- a CDS encoding transposase zinc-binding domain-containing protein, with protein MSSPRWPVIIGARLTDCRTARMGGMEMRCDHCQARSICYYGCRGRHCPQCQGHATEQWSARQRSLLLPVPYFHLVFTLPHTLNGWVQLHPDVIYRCLFAAV; from the coding sequence ATGTCGTCACCGCGCTGGCCCGTTATTATCGGCGCTCGCCTAACGGACTGCCGGACCGCCCGCATGGGCGGTATGGAAATGCGTTGTGATCATTGCCAGGCCCGCTCCATCTGCTACTACGGATGCCGGGGTCGCCATTGTCCGCAATGTCAGGGCCATGCAACTGAACAATGGAGCGCACGTCAGCGCTCCCTGTTACTGCCGGTGCCTTACTTCCATTTGGTGTTTACGCTACCTCACACCTTGAACGGCTGGGTTCAGCTCCATCCCGACGTGATCTACCGCTGTCTGTTCGCCGCAGTCTAG
- a CDS encoding SCP2 domain-containing protein produces MFPGPTLLAAVTAIIERALNHALELDPAGQQALLGALERPVQFRITDPVSLTCSLHRAGNRVQVRSQPAEEPALEISGKPLAFAALATGDNRVFTDNRLEVTGDTALAHQFQRALDQLNPDWEAAMARHIGDVPAHFIGKRIRNAVSWSRQAFSTLNANIEEYVHEESRALPGRRELEATFEDIDALSLRTERLEARVNQIESRGTTDKPETP; encoded by the coding sequence ATGTTTCCCGGCCCAACCCTGCTAGCGGCGGTAACAGCCATAATCGAGCGGGCCTTGAACCACGCGCTTGAGCTGGATCCTGCTGGTCAGCAGGCGCTGCTAGGCGCGCTTGAGAGGCCAGTACAGTTCCGCATTACCGACCCCGTCTCCCTGACTTGCTCCCTGCACAGAGCGGGCAACCGGGTGCAGGTGCGTAGCCAACCTGCGGAAGAACCTGCATTGGAAATCAGCGGCAAGCCCCTGGCTTTCGCTGCACTGGCGACGGGCGACAACCGCGTGTTCACCGATAACCGCCTTGAAGTGACCGGCGATACCGCCCTGGCACACCAGTTTCAGCGCGCGCTGGATCAGCTGAACCCAGACTGGGAAGCTGCCATGGCAAGACACATCGGCGACGTACCGGCTCACTTTATCGGCAAGCGTATTCGCAACGCCGTAAGCTGGAGCCGCCAGGCTTTCAGCACCCTGAACGCCAATATTGAAGAATACGTGCACGAGGAAAGCCGCGCCCTGCCCGGTCGCCGCGAACTGGAAGCCACATTTGAGGATATCGACGCCCTCAGCCTGCGCACCGAACGCCTGGAGGCCCGCGTGAACCAGATCGAAAGCCGCGGCACTACTGACAAACCGGAGACTCCGTGA
- a CDS encoding transposase → MTAVLHTWGQNLNRHVHVHCLIPGGVLTGTEDWHKAKSHYLFPVRALSRRFRGRMVSMLRAAVNAGELHRVTRNGEIDGVLDGLMQQEWVVYTRHCLNQADSVVDYLARYSHRIAISNGHLLSMEGDQVSFRYKDYRDHSRIKTQWLDGREFVRRFLMHILPKGFMRIRHFGYLSNRTRRRKLAVIRHCLSQPPRSEATAESPTSQRCWPCPQCDDGLVRMVRQIPRFRITAVPTG, encoded by the coding sequence ATGACGGCGGTGCTCCACACATGGGGACAGAACCTGAACCGTCATGTTCACGTGCATTGCCTGATCCCCGGCGGAGTGTTGACCGGCACCGAAGACTGGCACAAGGCAAAAAGCCACTACCTGTTCCCGGTACGGGCCTTATCCCGGCGTTTTCGAGGGCGAATGGTGTCGATGCTGAGAGCGGCGGTGAACGCAGGCGAACTGCACCGGGTTACCCGCAACGGTGAGATTGATGGTGTGCTCGACGGCCTGATGCAACAGGAGTGGGTTGTTTACACTCGACATTGCCTGAACCAGGCCGATAGTGTGGTGGATTATCTTGCCCGCTACAGTCACCGAATCGCCATCAGCAACGGGCACTTGTTGTCGATGGAGGGGGATCAGGTCTCGTTCCGATATAAGGATTACCGCGATCACTCCCGGATCAAGACCCAGTGGCTGGATGGACGGGAGTTCGTGCGGCGGTTCCTGATGCACATTCTGCCCAAAGGCTTCATGCGGATTCGCCATTTCGGCTACCTGAGCAACCGAACCCGACGACGAAAACTGGCTGTTATCCGGCACTGTTTATCGCAACCGCCCCGATCAGAAGCTACAGCGGAGAGTCCAACATCCCAGCGATGCTGGCCCTGCCCACAATGTGATGATGGCCTGGTGCGTATGGTTCGCCAGATCCCACGGTTCAGAATAACGGCTGTGCCGACGGGTTAG